One genomic segment of Burkholderia pyrrocinia includes these proteins:
- a CDS encoding LPS-assembly protein LptD — protein MPPKPLFPNVFPGDGAPRKRRLALALLAVPGLVPAVSYAQLSGAAAQPQPLDTPWDLRLAPQLEDHPLKDGAKPSAFVIADHTSGTAEQDLAAKGSAELRRGDAIVKADAIHYDQDTDMADAYGQVRVINGGTSFAGPEAHLKIEANQGFMTAPKYHFNMTGGSGSAERVDMVDNERSVFVNGTYTACQCSTNPAWYIKGSRFDFDTGADEGTARNGVLFFQGVPIFASPWMTFPLSGERRSGLLPPTFSVNSSNGFELTLPYYFNIAPNRDLTLTPRIISRRGVMAEATFRYLSPSYSGTFTANYLPDDRLAHRNRYAIYWQHQQNFGGGFGGYVYYNKVSDNTYPEDLGSMNQFVNGTQTLYQQEAGLTYNTGPWSVLARYQHWQTLPPSIAPYSREPQLNVKYTKYNVGGFDFGAEADYSRFRITTADATEGDRIAFNPYIAYGVYGPGYFVVPKVQYHFASYDLSHLSSSTPNNPKRFTESIPTVTFDSGLIFDRSVRLFGQDFIQTLEPRLYYVYTPYRDQSNAPLFDTAESDFGLAEIYQPNTFVGNDRIADANRITAGLTSRFIDPRTGDERARFVIAQQYYFANQRVTLNSGQTAAQARHSDLIVGAALKLGSGFMSETAFQYNQNNNQLVKSSVGFGYSPGERRVINVGYRYTRANTTLDGQPINQFLVSAQWPLTRRLYAIGRFNYDLAGDRVVDGLLGLQYDADCWALGVGVQRAANGVNSSGQQNSSTRFMMQLTLKGLSTVDNGLVSAFRAGVPGYTPLPPPPPPMSRFSNYE, from the coding sequence ATGCCGCCCAAACCGCTATTCCCGAATGTTTTCCCCGGTGACGGGGCGCCGCGCAAACGGCGGCTCGCGCTCGCGCTCCTGGCCGTGCCCGGCCTCGTGCCGGCCGTGTCGTACGCGCAGCTGTCGGGCGCGGCTGCGCAGCCGCAGCCGCTCGACACTCCGTGGGATCTGCGTCTCGCACCCCAGCTCGAGGATCATCCGCTGAAGGACGGCGCGAAGCCTTCTGCCTTCGTGATCGCCGACCACACGAGCGGCACGGCCGAGCAGGACCTGGCCGCGAAGGGTTCGGCCGAGCTGCGGCGCGGCGACGCCATCGTGAAGGCCGACGCGATCCACTACGATCAGGATACCGACATGGCCGATGCGTACGGCCAGGTCAGGGTGATCAATGGCGGCACGTCGTTCGCGGGCCCCGAGGCGCATCTGAAGATCGAGGCGAACCAGGGCTTCATGACGGCGCCGAAGTACCACTTCAACATGACGGGCGGCTCGGGCAGCGCGGAGCGCGTCGACATGGTCGACAACGAGCGCTCGGTGTTCGTCAACGGCACGTACACGGCGTGCCAGTGCTCGACGAACCCCGCGTGGTACATCAAGGGCAGCCGCTTCGACTTCGATACGGGCGCCGACGAAGGCACCGCGCGCAACGGCGTGCTGTTCTTCCAGGGCGTGCCGATCTTCGCAAGCCCGTGGATGACGTTCCCGCTGTCGGGCGAGCGGCGCAGCGGCCTGCTGCCGCCGACGTTCTCGGTGAACTCGAGCAACGGCTTCGAGCTGACGCTGCCGTACTACTTCAACATCGCGCCGAACCGCGACCTGACGCTCACGCCGCGCATCATCTCGCGGCGCGGCGTGATGGCCGAAGCGACGTTCCGCTACCTGTCGCCGTCGTATTCGGGCACGTTTACGGCCAATTACCTGCCGGATGACCGGCTCGCGCACCGCAACCGCTACGCGATCTACTGGCAGCACCAGCAGAACTTCGGTGGCGGCTTCGGCGGCTACGTCTACTACAACAAGGTCTCGGACAACACGTATCCCGAAGATCTTGGGTCGATGAACCAGTTCGTCAACGGGACGCAGACGCTGTACCAGCAGGAAGCCGGCCTCACGTACAACACCGGCCCGTGGTCGGTGCTTGCGCGTTACCAGCACTGGCAGACGCTGCCGCCGTCGATCGCGCCGTACAGCCGCGAGCCGCAGTTGAACGTGAAGTACACGAAGTACAACGTCGGCGGCTTCGACTTCGGCGCGGAAGCCGATTATTCGCGGTTTCGCATCACGACGGCCGATGCGACCGAAGGCGACCGGATCGCCTTCAACCCGTACATCGCATACGGCGTGTACGGCCCCGGCTACTTCGTCGTGCCGAAGGTCCAGTACCACTTCGCGTCGTACGACCTGAGCCACCTGTCATCGAGCACGCCGAACAACCCGAAGCGCTTCACCGAGTCGATCCCGACCGTGACCTTCGATTCGGGCCTGATCTTCGACCGCTCGGTGCGCCTGTTCGGGCAGGACTTCATCCAGACCCTCGAGCCGCGCCTGTACTACGTGTACACGCCGTATCGCGACCAGTCGAACGCGCCGCTGTTCGACACCGCGGAATCGGACTTCGGCCTCGCGGAGATCTACCAGCCGAACACGTTTGTCGGCAACGACCGGATCGCCGATGCGAACCGGATCACGGCCGGCCTCACGTCGCGCTTCATCGATCCGCGTACCGGCGACGAGCGCGCGCGCTTCGTGATCGCGCAGCAGTACTACTTCGCCAATCAGCGCGTCACGCTGAATTCCGGGCAGACCGCGGCGCAGGCGCGCCACTCGGACCTGATCGTCGGCGCCGCGCTGAAGCTCGGCTCGGGCTTCATGTCGGAGACGGCGTTCCAGTACAACCAGAACAACAACCAGCTCGTGAAGTCGAGCGTCGGTTTCGGCTACAGCCCGGGCGAGCGCCGCGTGATCAACGTCGGCTACCGCTATACGCGCGCGAACACCACGCTCGACGGGCAGCCGATCAACCAGTTCCTGGTGTCCGCGCAATGGCCGCTCACGCGCCGCCTGTATGCGATCGGTCGTTTCAACTACGATCTCGCCGGCGATCGCGTGGTCGACGGTCTGCTCGGCTTACAATACGACGCGGATTGCTGGGCGCTCGGGGTCGGCGTGCAGCGGGCTGCGAACGGCGTGAATTCGTCGGGGCAGCAGAACTCGTCGACGCGATTCATGATGCAACTGACGCTCAAGGGCTTGTCGACCGTCGACAACGGCCTCGTGTCCGCATTCCGCGCCGGGGTGCCGGGCTACACGCCGCTGCCGCCGCCGCCACCGCCGATGTCCCGCTTCAGCAACTACGAGTAA
- a CDS encoding peptidylprolyl isomerase codes for MKKTLRFAAVVSSLAASAALLAAAPAAAQALGSQGAQLADEVVAVVNNDVITGRELDQRAGLIARRLQQQNAPVPPADQLRAQVLNQMVLERIQVQKAKDDGIRVDDATVQSTLQRLAQANGMTLEQYRARLEAQGVPWSIFTSDARTELMLSKLREREVDGKITVSDAEVANYIASQRGPNASQQQDLRFQHIFIKAPTNAPQADIEVAQKKADALLQQAKSGADFERLAKNNSEANDAKKGGDLGFKAPSALPAEVVDAASKLRPGQVNPTLIRVPDGFEIVRLVDRRQSQGATAAAPKIVQTHVRHILLRVGEGKSEGQARQQLVDIRNQVEAGGDFAKFARTYSQDGSASQGGDLGWISPGETVPEFERAMNNLQDGQISQPIRTEYGYHLIQVLNRREAEGSVQQQMDIARQAIGQRKAEQAYADWLRELRDSSYVQYKIGGVGPAN; via the coding sequence ATGAAGAAAACCCTTCGTTTCGCGGCAGTCGTGTCCAGTCTCGCCGCGTCCGCCGCGCTGCTCGCCGCCGCGCCGGCCGCGGCGCAGGCGCTCGGTTCGCAAGGTGCGCAACTCGCCGACGAAGTCGTCGCGGTCGTCAACAACGACGTGATCACGGGCCGCGAACTCGACCAGCGCGCCGGCCTGATCGCGCGCCGGCTGCAGCAGCAGAACGCGCCGGTGCCGCCGGCCGACCAGCTGCGCGCACAGGTGCTGAACCAGATGGTGCTCGAGCGGATCCAGGTGCAGAAGGCCAAGGACGACGGGATTCGCGTCGACGACGCGACCGTGCAGTCGACGCTGCAGCGTCTCGCGCAAGCGAACGGGATGACGCTCGAACAGTACCGCGCGCGTCTCGAGGCGCAAGGCGTGCCCTGGAGCATCTTCACGAGCGATGCGCGTACCGAGCTGATGCTGTCGAAGCTGCGCGAGCGCGAGGTCGACGGCAAGATCACCGTGTCGGACGCCGAAGTCGCGAACTACATCGCCAGCCAGCGCGGGCCGAATGCGTCGCAGCAGCAGGACCTGCGCTTCCAGCACATCTTCATCAAGGCGCCGACCAACGCGCCGCAGGCCGACATCGAAGTCGCGCAGAAGAAGGCCGACGCGCTGCTGCAGCAGGCGAAGTCGGGCGCCGATTTCGAGCGGCTCGCGAAGAACAATTCGGAAGCGAACGACGCGAAGAAGGGCGGCGATCTCGGCTTCAAGGCGCCGAGCGCGCTGCCGGCCGAGGTCGTCGATGCCGCGTCGAAGCTGCGCCCGGGCCAGGTCAACCCGACGCTGATCCGCGTGCCGGACGGCTTCGAGATCGTGCGTCTCGTCGACCGCCGCCAGAGCCAGGGCGCAACCGCCGCGGCACCGAAGATCGTCCAGACGCACGTGCGCCACATCCTGCTGCGCGTGGGCGAAGGCAAGTCGGAAGGCCAGGCGCGCCAGCAACTGGTCGACATCCGCAACCAGGTCGAGGCCGGCGGCGATTTCGCGAAGTTCGCGCGCACCTACTCGCAGGACGGTTCGGCGTCGCAGGGCGGCGATCTCGGCTGGATCAGCCCGGGCGAGACCGTGCCGGAATTCGAGCGTGCGATGAACAACCTGCAGGACGGCCAGATCAGCCAGCCGATTCGTACCGAGTACGGCTACCACCTGATCCAGGTGCTGAACCGCCGCGAGGCGGAAGGCTCGGTGCAGCAGCAGATGGACATCGCGCGTCAGGCGATCGGCCAGCGCAAGGCCGAGCAGGCATATGCCGACTGGCTGCGCGAGCTGCGCGACTCGTCGTACGTGCAGTACAAGATCGGCGGCGTCGGCCCGGCGAACTGA
- the pdxA gene encoding 4-hydroxythreonine-4-phosphate dehydrogenase PdxA has translation MTTPALQIAITTGEPAGVGPELTVQALRDAAQRWPDAHFTVLGDAALLDARAAAVGADPATLAGGQVSIAHRALAAPAQAGKLDAANGRYVLDLLDAAIDGALAGRYDAIVTAPLQKSTINDAGVPFTGHTEYLAERTHTPRVVMMLAGTGDKPLRVALATTHLPLKDVSAALTIDGLVETLAIIDRDLRRDFGLAAPRILVTGLNPHAGENGYLGREEIDVISPALARANAQGIDARGPYPADTLFQPRHLADADCVLAMFHDQGLPVLKYATFGEGINVTLGLPIIRTSVDHGTALDLAGTGRADPGSMIAALDTAVTMARHRRAA, from the coding sequence ATGACCACGCCCGCGCTGCAGATCGCGATCACCACCGGCGAACCCGCGGGGGTCGGCCCGGAGCTGACCGTGCAGGCGCTGCGTGACGCCGCGCAGCGCTGGCCCGACGCGCATTTCACCGTGCTCGGCGATGCGGCGCTGCTCGATGCGCGCGCGGCGGCGGTCGGCGCCGACCCGGCAACGCTCGCCGGCGGGCAGGTGTCGATCGCGCATCGCGCGCTTGCCGCGCCCGCGCAGGCGGGCAAGCTGGACGCGGCGAACGGCCGGTACGTGCTCGACTTGCTCGATGCGGCGATCGACGGTGCGCTGGCAGGCCGGTACGACGCGATCGTTACCGCGCCGCTGCAGAAGAGCACGATCAACGATGCGGGCGTGCCGTTCACCGGCCATACCGAATACCTGGCGGAGCGCACGCATACGCCGCGTGTCGTGATGATGCTGGCGGGCACCGGCGACAAGCCGCTGCGCGTCGCGCTCGCGACCACGCACCTGCCGCTGAAGGACGTATCGGCCGCGCTGACGATCGACGGGCTCGTCGAGACGCTCGCGATCATCGATCGCGACCTGCGGCGCGACTTCGGTCTCGCCGCGCCGCGCATCCTCGTGACGGGCCTGAACCCGCACGCGGGCGAGAACGGCTATCTGGGCCGCGAGGAGATCGACGTGATCTCGCCGGCGCTGGCCCGTGCGAACGCGCAGGGTATCGACGCGCGCGGCCCGTATCCGGCCGACACGCTGTTCCAGCCGCGCCATCTGGCCGATGCCGATTGCGTGCTCGCGATGTTCCATGACCAGGGGTTGCCCGTGCTGAAGTATGCGACGTTCGGCGAGGGCATCAACGTGACGCTCGGGCTGCCGATCATCCGCACGTCGGTCGATCATGGCACCGCGCTCGATCTGGCCGGCACGGGCCGCGCGGATCCGGGCAGCATGATTGCCGCACTCGATACGGCCGTCACGATGGCACGCCATCGCCGCGCGGCCTGA
- the rsmA gene encoding 16S rRNA (adenine(1518)-N(6)/adenine(1519)-N(6))-dimethyltransferase RsmA, which yields MSNSRQHQGHFARKRFGQNFLVDHGVIDSIVSTIGPARGQRMVEIGPGLGALTGPLIERLSTPESPLHAVELDRDLIGRLQQRFGALLELHAGDALAFDFRSLAAPGDKPSLRIVGNLPYNISSPLLFHLMTFADVVIDQHFMLQNEVVERMVAEPGTKAFSRLSVMLQYRYVMEKMLDVPPESFQPPPKVDSAIVRMIPYEPHELPDVDPVLLGEIVTAAFSQRRKMLRNTLGDYRETIDFDALGFDLARRAEDVSVAEYVGVAQALATVRKAG from the coding sequence ATGTCGAACAGCAGACAGCACCAAGGCCACTTCGCGCGCAAGCGCTTCGGGCAGAACTTCCTCGTCGATCACGGCGTGATCGACTCGATCGTGTCGACGATCGGTCCCGCGCGCGGCCAGCGCATGGTCGAGATCGGCCCCGGGCTCGGCGCGCTGACCGGGCCGCTGATCGAGCGTCTCTCGACGCCCGAGTCGCCGCTGCATGCGGTCGAGCTCGACCGCGACCTGATCGGGCGCCTGCAGCAGCGCTTCGGCGCGCTGCTCGAACTGCACGCGGGCGACGCGCTCGCGTTCGATTTCCGTTCGCTCGCGGCGCCCGGCGACAAGCCGTCGCTGCGGATCGTCGGCAACCTGCCGTACAACATTTCCAGCCCGCTGCTGTTTCACCTGATGACGTTCGCCGACGTGGTCATCGACCAGCATTTCATGCTGCAGAACGAAGTCGTCGAGCGGATGGTCGCGGAGCCGGGCACGAAGGCGTTTTCGCGGCTGTCGGTGATGCTGCAGTACCGCTACGTGATGGAAAAGATGCTCGACGTGCCGCCGGAATCGTTCCAGCCGCCGCCGAAGGTCGATTCGGCGATCGTCCGGATGATTCCGTACGAGCCGCACGAGCTGCCGGACGTCGATCCGGTGCTGCTCGGCGAAATCGTCACTGCCGCGTTCTCGCAGCGCCGCAAGATGCTGCGCAATACGCTCGGCGACTATCGCGAGACGATCGATTTCGATGCGCTCGGCTTCGATCTCGCGCGTCGTGCGGAGGACGTGAGCGTGGCCGAATACGTCGGCGTCGCGCAGGCGCTCGCGACGGTGCGCAAGGCCGGGTAA
- a CDS encoding DMT family transporter — translation MTTLAATPKRRALDMRAVGLMLLLCAIWGFQQVAIKSTNAAIAPMFQAGLRSVIAAVLLWGWARARGTPLFRADGTFGAGLAAGALFAGEFVCVFFGLTLTSASHMAIFLYTAPCFTALGLHLFAPGERLQRAQWAGVGLAFAGIALAFADGFLKPRAPDASVLAGLAGDALGILGGAMWAATTVVVRSTALAHASASKTLFYQLAVSAVVLVALAALFGQVSFAHVTPVAVASLAYQSVIVAFVSYLSWFWLLTRYSASRLSVFTFLSPLFGVAFGVLLLGESVGWRFMSAAALVLTGIALVNAPPRRRA, via the coding sequence ATGACCACGCTTGCCGCCACGCCCAAGCGCCGCGCGCTCGACATGCGCGCCGTCGGCCTGATGCTGCTGCTGTGCGCGATCTGGGGCTTCCAGCAAGTCGCGATCAAGAGCACGAACGCCGCGATTGCACCGATGTTCCAGGCCGGGTTGCGCTCGGTGATCGCCGCGGTGCTGCTGTGGGGCTGGGCCCGCGCGCGCGGCACGCCGCTGTTCCGCGCGGACGGCACGTTCGGCGCGGGCCTCGCGGCCGGTGCACTGTTCGCCGGCGAATTCGTCTGCGTGTTCTTCGGGCTGACGCTGACCAGCGCGTCGCACATGGCGATCTTCCTGTACACGGCGCCCTGCTTCACCGCGCTCGGCCTGCACCTGTTCGCGCCGGGCGAACGGCTGCAGCGCGCGCAGTGGGCCGGCGTCGGCCTCGCGTTCGCCGGCATCGCGCTCGCGTTCGCGGACGGCTTCCTGAAGCCGCGCGCGCCGGACGCATCCGTTCTGGCGGGGCTGGCCGGTGACGCGCTCGGCATTCTCGGCGGCGCGATGTGGGCCGCGACGACGGTCGTCGTGCGTTCGACGGCGCTCGCGCACGCAAGTGCGAGCAAGACGCTGTTCTACCAGCTCGCGGTGTCGGCGGTCGTGCTGGTCGCGCTCGCCGCGCTGTTCGGCCAGGTGTCGTTCGCGCACGTCACGCCGGTCGCGGTGGCGAGCCTCGCGTACCAGTCGGTGATCGTCGCGTTCGTCAGCTACCTGTCGTGGTTCTGGCTGCTGACGCGCTACAGCGCGTCGCGGCTGTCCGTATTCACGTTCCTGTCGCCGCTGTTCGGCGTCGCGTTCGGCGTGCTGCTGCTCGGCGAATCGGTCGGCTGGCGCTTCATGTCCGCGGCCGCGCTCGTGCTGACCGGCATCGCGCTCGTCAACGCGCCGCCACGCAGGCGGGCATGA
- the gloA gene encoding lactoylglutathione lyase, which produces MRLLHTMLRVGDLDRSIKFYTELLGMKLLRREDYPEGKFTLAFVGYEDESTGTVIELTHNWDTPAYDLGNGFGHLAVAVDDAYAACDKIKAQGGKVTREAGPMKHGTTVIAFVEDPDGYKIEFIQKKAH; this is translated from the coding sequence ATGCGTTTGCTGCATACGATGCTGCGAGTCGGCGATCTCGACCGCTCGATCAAGTTCTATACCGAATTGCTCGGCATGAAGCTGCTGCGTCGCGAGGATTATCCGGAAGGCAAGTTCACGCTCGCGTTCGTCGGCTACGAAGACGAAAGCACGGGCACCGTGATCGAGCTGACCCACAACTGGGATACGCCGGCTTACGACCTCGGCAACGGCTTCGGCCACCTGGCGGTGGCGGTCGACGACGCGTACGCGGCCTGCGACAAGATCAAGGCGCAAGGCGGCAAGGTCACGCGCGAAGCGGGCCCGATGAAGCACGGCACGACCGTGATCGCGTTCGTCGAGGATCCGGACGGCTACAAGATCGAGTTCATCCAGAAGAAGGCGCACTGA
- a CDS encoding M48 family metallopeptidase, with product MKQRPRPRPAVVALDHRQMDLPLFDGPAAAPSAPATPPAPPEAAPAAPLDPGPAPDRSRVRTFALDSRVLEYRLKRSARRTIGFTIDGSGLSITAPRWVTLADIEAAISEKQRWIFAKLAEWKTRTEQRALPQIDWRDGAQLPYLGKTVTIALGAGAVAFDADALRLSLPLPAQADMQQIKDRVQGWLQGEAKRIFGERLAVYAEMLGVTYSMYALSSAATRWGSCSSDGKIRLNWRLIHFPMSIIDYVVAHELSHLREMNHSPAFWQTVESIFPEFREARHTLKHHPPELLPSL from the coding sequence ATGAAACAGCGTCCGCGGCCACGGCCAGCCGTCGTGGCTCTCGATCATCGCCAGATGGACCTGCCGCTCTTCGACGGGCCGGCCGCCGCACCGTCGGCGCCCGCCACGCCGCCGGCGCCGCCTGAAGCAGCGCCCGCCGCACCGCTCGATCCGGGTCCGGCGCCCGACCGCTCGCGCGTGCGCACGTTCGCCCTCGACAGCCGCGTGCTCGAATACCGCCTGAAGCGCTCGGCACGCCGTACGATCGGCTTCACGATCGACGGCAGCGGGCTGTCGATCACCGCGCCGCGCTGGGTCACGCTCGCCGACATCGAGGCCGCGATCTCCGAGAAACAACGCTGGATCTTCGCGAAGCTCGCGGAGTGGAAGACGCGCACCGAGCAGCGCGCGCTGCCGCAGATCGACTGGCGCGACGGCGCGCAGCTTCCGTATCTCGGCAAGACGGTGACGATCGCGCTCGGCGCGGGCGCCGTCGCGTTCGACGCCGATGCGCTGCGGTTGTCGCTGCCGCTGCCCGCGCAAGCCGACATGCAGCAGATCAAGGATCGCGTGCAGGGCTGGCTGCAGGGCGAAGCAAAACGGATCTTCGGCGAACGCCTCGCGGTCTATGCGGAAATGCTCGGCGTCACGTATTCGATGTACGCGCTGTCGTCGGCAGCGACGCGCTGGGGCAGTTGCTCGAGCGACGGCAAGATCCGCCTGAACTGGCGGCTGATCCATTTCCCGATGTCGATCATCGACTATGTCGTCGCGCACGAACTGTCGCACCTGCGCGAGATGAACCACAGCCCGGCCTTCTGGCAGACCGTCGAATCGATCTTCCCCGAGTTCCGCGAAGCACGGCACACGCTCAAGCATCACCCGCCCGAGCTGCTGCCGTCGCTGTAA
- a CDS encoding lysophospholipid acyltransferase family protein, whose protein sequence is MRFVRSLLLLIYFILYTVPYATACFIAFPFMRPDARYWMAAGWCKSTLWVVRWLNGIRYRIEGMENLPDGPAVLLSKHQSAWETLAFPALMPKPLCYVFKRELLYVPFFGWALGLLHMVNINRKEGKNAFVSVIRQGKKRLSEGAWMIMFPEGTRTPVGKQGKYKTGGARFAIETGTPVVPIAHNAGRVWPRNSFTKFPGVVTVSIGKPIPVDGLTPDALNSQVEAWIEAEMRRIDPDSYRQAGNAGTRDAARA, encoded by the coding sequence ATGCGCTTCGTCCGCTCCCTGCTGCTGCTGATCTACTTCATCCTGTACACGGTGCCGTACGCCACCGCGTGCTTCATCGCCTTCCCGTTCATGCGTCCCGACGCGCGCTACTGGATGGCGGCCGGCTGGTGCAAGTCGACGCTGTGGGTCGTGCGCTGGCTGAACGGCATCCGCTACCGGATCGAAGGGATGGAGAACCTGCCCGACGGCCCGGCCGTGCTGCTGTCCAAGCACCAGTCCGCGTGGGAGACGCTCGCGTTTCCGGCGCTGATGCCGAAGCCGCTCTGCTACGTGTTCAAGCGCGAACTGCTGTACGTGCCGTTCTTCGGCTGGGCGCTCGGGCTGCTGCACATGGTCAACATCAACCGCAAGGAAGGCAAGAACGCGTTCGTCTCGGTGATCCGCCAGGGCAAGAAGCGCCTGTCGGAAGGCGCATGGATGATCATGTTCCCCGAGGGCACGCGCACGCCGGTCGGCAAGCAGGGCAAGTACAAGACGGGCGGCGCGCGCTTCGCGATCGAAACCGGCACGCCCGTCGTGCCGATCGCGCACAATGCAGGGCGGGTGTGGCCGCGCAACTCGTTCACGAAATTCCCGGGCGTCGTCACCGTGTCGATCGGCAAGCCGATCCCCGTCGACGGGCTGACGCCCGATGCATTGAACTCGCAGGTCGAAGCATGGATCGAAGCGGAAATGCGCCGCATCGATCCCGATTCCTATCGCCAGGCGGGCAATGCAGGCACGCGCGATGCCGCGCGTGCCTGA
- the gmhB gene encoding D-glycero-beta-D-manno-heptose 1,7-bisphosphate 7-phosphatase, whose translation MPISPNRKLVVLDRDGVINVDSDAFIKTPDEWIALPGSLEAIARLNHAGYRVVVATNQSGIGRGLFDMAALNAMHLKMHRAAAAVGARIDAVFFCPHTAEDHCDCRKPKPGMMQMIAERFEIDPDHTPVVGDSLRDLQAGVVVGFQPHLVLTGKGKKTLAAGNLPPGTKVHDDLRAFALDFLSHEHE comes from the coding sequence ATGCCGATCAGCCCCAACCGAAAGCTCGTCGTCCTCGACCGGGACGGCGTGATCAATGTCGATTCGGATGCGTTCATCAAGACGCCCGACGAATGGATCGCGCTGCCCGGCAGCCTCGAAGCAATCGCCCGGCTCAACCACGCGGGCTATCGCGTGGTCGTCGCGACCAACCAGTCCGGCATCGGTCGCGGGCTGTTCGACATGGCCGCGCTCAACGCGATGCACCTGAAGATGCATCGCGCGGCGGCCGCGGTCGGCGCGCGCATCGACGCGGTGTTCTTCTGCCCGCACACGGCCGAGGATCACTGCGACTGCCGCAAGCCGAAGCCCGGCATGATGCAGATGATCGCCGAGCGCTTCGAGATCGATCCCGATCACACGCCGGTCGTCGGCGATTCGCTGCGCGACCTGCAGGCCGGTGTCGTGGTCGGCTTCCAGCCGCACCTCGTGCTGACCGGCAAGGGCAAGAAAACGCTCGCCGCGGGCAATTTGCCGCCCGGCACGAAGGTCCACGACGACCTGCGCGCGTTTGCGCTCGATTTCCTTTCACACGAACACGAGTGA